The Coffea arabica cultivar ET-39 chromosome 9c, Coffea Arabica ET-39 HiFi, whole genome shotgun sequence nucleotide sequence TGCAAGTAACCGAAGGTGGAGAAAAATCTAATAATATGAATAATAATGCAATTTCGGAAAGACCATCCTCTCCTAGAGATGGATTGGAGTTTGGAGCTGAATTACTGGGTACATCTGGCCTTGAGAGGCCTGAAAGTATAGCATGTGTTGAGCCTAAAAATTCTCAAAATTCAAACCTGGTTCTTGAGAATGGAGTTCCCTGTGATCAAATTCATGTTCTTAGGTCGTGTAATGCGGAATTAGGTGAGCTTGATTCTTCGCTTGCTGTAGCTGAACATAGTGTTGATCTTGAACCATCCGATAGAGCTGCTCTACCCCTGGAAACTTCTAAAACAGTGGAGATATTGCAGGCTTCTGGGGATTCTACTGTGGTGCAAGGTTGGTGTTATAATATAATCATGAATTTTGAATGATTGTTTCTTAGTTTGATATTAAACATGTCTAGGATTTCCCAGGTGAAATATGTAACTCAGTTGATGATTCAGGACAAAGTTTAAAGGAAAACCATACGACAGTACCTGCTTCACTTGAAGACATTCATGCAGGTTCTGGTAATTTAAAAAGTTCCGGGGATATTGATTTGCCTGCACCTGAGAAATTGTTATCAGTACCTGAAGGGTTTGGTGATCGACCAAGGAGCATGTTGATGGAGGTTACACCAGGAGATGTGGGAGGCGTGGATGAAAGTGATGCTGGGAGCAGAATTGTTTCTGGAAAGAAGCGTAGTTACACTGAAAGTACGCTTACTGAGCAGAGTCTAAATTCAGTTGAGTCCTCTAGGGCAGTGCGCACCAAAAAAACGGTAGAGGGTGTTCCTGATGACGATGATTTGCTGTCTTCCATTTTAGGTAGAGTGGaaatcttcctttttttcttgcctAAGTTGGCTTAAGAATAAGATTGGcttcttttctgtttttgaCCATGCTTCTAATTGCCTTTGAATCTAATCAAAATTTTGTTACTTCAGTTGGAAGGAAATCTTCTGTTTTGAAAATGAAGCCAACACCGCCTCCTTCTGAGATAACCTCTCTGAAGCGCCATCGATCAGCTCCACGGACCAGTACCTCAAAAAGGAAGGTTCTCATGGATGATACCATGGTTTTGCATGGCGAGTATGTTGTTTTTCTCTATTATATGCCTGTTGATTTTCCAGACATGATAGCTGTTTGATAGTCCAATTCTTTGGAATCAAATTCTGGGTGATGATTGTTTCAGCACATAGGAATTTAATTGAGGAGGAAAGAGAGATTTTAGGTCTTCTGCTTAttcaaaaggaaaggaaattgcTTATTGTGTATATTGTTTACTTCATCTGGTGTTAGAAGCAAAATTGCGGACTTCTGGCTCTTACATCTGCTTGCTTTGTTGGTGACTTATTAGTTAAACAATTTAGTTTGTTActttttgtttctcttgctGCCTCTACCAGTTTATATAAATGGTCTATTCTGTGCAATATGTAAATTTTGGTTTCTATATATGATTTTGGAAGCCATGTTCCTGATGGTCTACCCTCGGTATTTTCTTGGAAAAGTATCTAGTGACTTTCATGCCACTCATTGATTTCTAATGGCACAAGAAAACTTTTCCTATCTCAAATTATTATAACTGACAGAATTTCTTCTGCTTTGTGAAAGTACAATTCGCCAACAGTTGATGAATACTGAGGACATACGCCGCTTAAGAAAGAAAGCTCCCTGCACACGCCCTGAAATTGCAATGATCCAAAAGCAGTTCTTGGAAGATGAAATTTTTGGGGATTCAATATTTTCGGGTTAGTTAGATTGCTAATTGAACACTCACTGTTTCTTAATCTTGCAATGACATAGGGTTGGTCATCCATACCATGTAAGTGGTTGGCTTTTTTAGAACTTCTATAAGATATCTTGATCTTTACCAACTACTTCCCATCTGATTCATATTTGGAACATTGGTGCTTTTTGTACCTATATTATTGCTAAAGAAGTCTCATTTTAGCATGGGTACCACCTGGTAGCTTATGTGATGGTCAATGCAATCGCAAAATGGTCATTCCTGTATCACAAGTTTCTTTTCCCCATTTTGTGTTTGTATTTTTTGAGATTGAGCATATTTGAGATTCTTGGTGCCAATTTTTGCCTGTGGAGATGTACATCTGAATGATGTTTTTACAACTCAATGctgaaaatatatttatcagCTGTCTGCTTCAACTGcattgaccttttctttttgttggcTCCAGGAGTGTCAATATGCTTGGCCTGTCTTCATAATCAAAGATATGATATAAGTGGAATCACAATCTGTAAGATTGAAGAAAATGATGCTACTCTGACATCAGCGACAGACCTGAAACTAACTTCAGTAAATGAAGAGAATGCTGAAAACCTTTGTATTGAAAATACTATGGACTCCAGTGGACAGCAAGCTGTGGCAAGTGAGATCGATGGTGGTGGTGTACTTGCAACAGCTAGAGATAATGGTGAAATGCAACCAGCTCAGACTTGTGAACTAAATGATAATAAGGTTGGTGAAGATTGTGACCCAAATATGGATGATAACAGCAAGGAAGTGCAAATGAAGACTGGTGAAGATTTAGTACTAGCTGAGCCTGAGCATTTTCAGAATTTAGCTGAAACTGAAATTGATGGTAGAATTTCAATTGCTGGAGCAGTAAATCCTGCTTCTCTGCTTgagtttgagaaaaataatcTTGTCTCAGGTGATATTGGTGACATGGACAGAGTTCAGACTGCTTCACTTGATAAAAGGAGTGAGATGGATGATCTGTTGCGGATGGATGAACTGCTTCTTTCATCTGATGAGAAGCGACAATCAGAATGTGTTGGGGAGGACAATTCAGCAGCGGATGGAGTTATTGGAAAAGTAAATGATGATAATGATGACACATATAAAGCTGATGCTTTTGTTGTTTCACTCGAAACTGAAGCTAGTGTAGGAGATGGATTTTCACTGGACGCCATCCAAGGTGGTGCAACAGCAGAAACTGAAAGAGATACCAATTGTCTAGTGTTGGAAAATAATGCTTTTGGTTCTTCAATCGAAATGGCAAGAGATATGGATGGAAGAGTGGAAACTAATGACCAGATCTGTGATGGTATAGTCGGTGAACGACCAATTATCAGCACATCTAGTGCTCGAGAAAATGTTAGTTGGCAAGCTGCTACTTTTCATGAAGTGCAACATCCAATGCAGCATGGTTCTTATGGTGACAGCACGGTTGATCCAGAAATTTCTCTCATCGATGCACATGATCGTGAGGTAAGTCTTCTATGACTGACCTTTTTAGTTCTGTACTTGTACGTTTGAGTTTATGAGGAAGCATGTCCTATGTTCTTGAATTATGTTTCTTGTGGTTTGTATGCTGCTGTACATTCTTCTTTACAACTTGGTTGCTGTTTCCACGGTAAGTGTTCTTGAGGGATAACTTTTAGCACGTTCATTGGTCTTGCATTTGACTTGATATTGAATAACACATAGAGTAGTTTTCTTTTGAACTTGTTTTCTGATTTTTACAATTTCTTGGTGTTCTTTATACATTTAATAAGTGGCAATTAATTGCATCAGATTGAATTTATAGGGAGCATGTCCTAGTTTATTAGTGCTTGTTGCAGAATGTGTATCACCCTTTTAGAGTGATGTAAAGTTCCTGGCAAATAGCAGTTGTTTAGTGAAATTTTTATGTCGCATAAAGGAAATGACTTTGGAGTTTGTACTGTCAGGAAAATAAAGAGAAGTACCTTTTAAGACGATGACCATGAAAGAAGATGAATATCTCTAATCACAGGATTTACGCATACTTTGAtaacatttttcattttcaaatggACCACTTTTAAGGTCCTTTACTGTTTTTTTAGGTTAGGATAGAAGTTCAGAAATTTTCCTGCTTATAATTGCTAAACCTGTTTTTTGGGAATGGTTTGGGACTTTTGATAATGCAGTGTGAAAGTTCGCTCTGCTGTTGATTATGCAActaaatttcattttgaaaactGGGGGAGAATGTGTCTTTCACTACATGAGATGAAGTCAAAGGACATTCTTGTCACTCAATAACCATTTTCTCCTTGTCTTCTATGGCTTTCATTTTTGGGGGCAGTGGGATAATATGATGGTTAGGCAGCTGGGTAAGCATGTATAAAAACGGGAAATTGTTGTAGGTAGCAAATAAGCATACATCAGTATTTCTACCTCTTTTCAGTTTTTATGACTCTTTTCTTTCTGGACTTGATCAATGCTGAAACATGttaatttgtgaaatttttcGTCCATTGCTTTGATCTCAGGTAGAGAGATAAAAGGGAAAGGAATTCATTTTAACCCCTTGTATAGATTGTATCTTCTTTAGATGCACCAAGTATATGTCACTTCATTGCATATTTACTTATTGCAGTTTACCTACCTCAATTTGTGGTTTCCTTACAATATTTTTTTGGGAGAAAAGGAATGCTTTGATTCTGATAGTTGTTTTATGGTCAGAGAAATTAAGCTGAAACCTTCCATCAATTTTGAAGGCGATTTTACGGTTGATTTCTCTCCACTTTGAGCCTGTTTATAATACCTTTTATTGATGCAGGACTTAAATTATTCGGCTGCTGCTAATGACACaggtttccttctttctttttgctctgCTGCTAATATTAGTATTTCTGCCCAAGCCACACTTATAAAGTAAGTGTATTGCAAAACAGCTTGAGGAGAAGGCTTAGGAGATGGAAAAAGCCTCACAAGGCTTGGCTTAGAAAACTTTGATGCATGTGATGTATGCTTAAAAGTTTAAAAGGTCAaaaggatttttcaaaatagCAATTCTTATTCAAGTATACAACAAAAGTGCTTTACGTGTGTCAACAACCATCTGACAACTTGAATTGTTTAGGAACAGCTTGGCTCTTATTTGATAGGAAACCCGTGTTACCTTTTATTTATAATTGTATATATCCTTGGCTTGATGCATTGTTGCCGTTGTTGTTCAGAGTTTCTTAATTTTGATGATGATGAAGTAGCTGAAGTAACTGATGACTATACACCGAATGCTGAAGAAATTCGTTTTATCGAGAACAGTGGGTGGTCTACCCGTACGAGGTAGTTATTTTACTGTGTTAAAACTTCTCCCTGGATGCTGTGttaaaatttatctatttttaccGTCTGGTGCAAATTTCTAGGTGTATGACTGAAAAGGAACTCTCTTTATTGCTTGAATAACTTGGCAAGAGGTTGCTGCTTTCTTGCAGGGCTTCATTACAATGGCGAATGGGTTCTCTTGTATGGGTCATGTGCATTGCATGATGATCATTGCTTGAGAGTTGATTTCTTTTTATATGTCTCTGTATCTTCATATCCTAGTTATCCGAAATGCTCACCTTTTGAAGGTGTTTTGTCGTTACTGTTGATTATGTGGAACTGCTTTTGTCATTGCACATTTGTTATATGTAGATAGCTGGGTGGTTAATGTGATAATTTCACTAGTTTTGAGCTTACTATTAAATTGGCATGTTGGATGTTGATT carries:
- the LOC113709075 gene encoding sister chromatid cohesion 1 protein 4-like isoform X2, producing the protein MFYSQFILAKKGPLGTIWIAAHLERKLRKNQVADTDIGDSVDSILCPDVPIALRLSSHLLLGVVRIYSRKVNYLFDDCSEALLKIKQAFRSTAVDLPPEESKAPYNSITLPETFDLDDFELPDNDIFQGNFVDHHISSREQITLQDNMEGVVYSTSQFGLDERFGDGDTSGLDLDEELLMGKIDVAGHSGLSADPQASVHSMTPLKLDEDHQGMPANPETVIEDVNEDADLMDYAQAPRTPGLVEEPNLSNVQETSACDDHIESEDNHLMESAVKENLENTSSRSNLHQGNEHMVGWSMPIDTNTDVAPFVPCEENGFHSSDLRIKPGVSPSEVNTEDMSSNDHAVAGVGVVCQGPKLADDAIAISDSLNREKELLCGNVKIVDDVPSFGLSHDDHGEITGVISEGFDEGVLGSASSCLQVTEGGEKSNNMNNNAISERPSSPRDGLEFGAELLGTSGLERPESIACVEPKNSQNSNLVLENGVPCDQIHVLRSCNAELGELDSSLAVAEHSVDLEPSDRAALPLETSKTVEILQASGDSTVVQGQSLKENHTTVPASLEDIHAGSGNLKSSGDIDLPAPEKLLSVPEGFGDRPRSMLMEVTPGDVGGVDESDAGSRIVSGKKRSYTESTLTEQSLNSVESSRAVRTKKTVEGVPDDDDLLSSILVGRKSSVLKMKPTPPPSEITSLKRHRSAPRTSTSKRKVLMDDTMVLHGDTIRQQLMNTEDIRRLRKKAPCTRPEIAMIQKQFLEDEIFGDSIFSGVSICLACLHNQRYDISGITICKIEENDATLTSATDLKLTSVNEENAENLCIENTMDSSGQQAVASEIDGGGVLATARDNGEMQPAQTCELNDNKVGEDCDPNMDDNSKEVQMKTGEDLVLAEPEHFQNLAETEIDGRISIAGAVNPASLLEFEKNNLVSGDIGDMDRVQTASLDKRSEMDDLLRMDELLLSSDEKRQSECVGEDNSAADGVIGKVNDDNDDTYKADAFVVSLETEASVGDGFSLDAIQGGATAETERDTNCLVLENNAFGSSIEMARDMDGRVETNDQICDGIVGERPIISTSSARENVSWQAATFHEVQHPMQHGSYGDSTVDPEISLIDAHDREDLNYSAAANDTEFLNFDDDEVAEVTDDYTPNAEEIRFIENSGWSTRTRAVAKYLQTVFVKEAECGKKAFPMDNLLIGKTRKEASRMFFETLVLKTRDYIHVEQERPFGNVTLKPRTKLFKSDY
- the LOC113709075 gene encoding sister chromatid cohesion 1 protein 4-like isoform X5, producing MFYSQFILAKKGPLGTIWIAAHLERKLRKNQVADTDIGDSVDSILCPDVPIALRLSSHLLLGVVRIYSRKVNYLFDDCSEALLKIKQAFRSTAVDLPPEESKAPYNSITLPETFDLDDFELPDNDIFQGNFVDHHISSREQITLQDNMEGVVYSTSQFGLDERFGDGDTSGLDLDEELLMGKIDVAGHSGLSADPQASVHSMTPLKLDEDHQGMPANPETVIEDVNEDADLMDYAQAPRTPGLVEEPNLSNVQETSACDDHIESEDNHLMESAVKENLENTSSRSNLHQGNEHMVGWSMPIDTNTDVAPFVPCEENGFHSSDLRIKPGVSPSEVNTEDMSSNDHAVAGVGVVCQGPKLADDAIAISDSLNREKELLCGNVKIVDDVPSFGLSHDDHGEITGVISEGFDEGVLGSASSCLQVTEGGEKSNNMNNNAISERPSSPRDGLEFGAELLGTSGLERPESIACVEPKNSQNSNLVLENGVPCDQIHVLRSCNAELGELDSSLAVAEHSVDLEPSDRAALPLETSKTVEILQASGDSTVVQGEICNSVDDSGQSLKENHTTVPASLEDIHAGSGNLKSSGDIDLPAPEKLLSVPEGFGDRPRSMLMEVTPGDVGGVDESDAGSRIVSGKKRSYTESTLTEQSLNSVESSRAVRTKKTVEGVPDDDDLLSSILVGRKSSVLKMKPTPPPSEITSLKRHRSAPRTSTSKRKVLMDDTMVLHGDTIRQQLMNTEDIRRLRKKAPCTRPEIAMIQKQFLEDEIFGDSIFSGVSICLACLHNQRYDISGITICKIEENDATLTSATDLKLTSVNEENAENLCIENTMDSSGQQAVASEIDGGGVLATARDNGEMQPAQTCELNDNKVGEDCDPNMDDNSKEVQMKTGEDLVLAEPEHFQNLAETEIDGRISIAGAVNPASLLEFEKNNLVSGDIGDMDRVQTASLDKRSEMDDLLRMDELLLSSDEKRQSECVGEDNSAADGVIGKVNDDNDDTYKADAFVVSLETEASVGDGFSLDAIQGGATAETERDTNCLVLENNAFGSSIEMARDMDGRVETNDQICDGIVGERPIISTSSARENVSWQAATFHEVQHPMQHGSYGDSTVDPEISLIDAHDRERN
- the LOC113709075 gene encoding sister chromatid cohesion 1 protein 4-like isoform X1, which produces MFYSQFILAKKGPLGTIWIAAHLERKLRKNQVADTDIGDSVDSILCPDVPIALRLSSHLLLGVVRIYSRKVNYLFDDCSEALLKIKQAFRSTAVDLPPEESKAPYNSITLPETFDLDDFELPDNDIFQGNFVDHHISSREQITLQDNMEGVVYSTSQFGLDERFGDGDTSGLDLDEELLMGKIDVAGHSGLSADPQASVHSMTPLKLDEDHQGMPANPETVIEDVNEDADLMDYAQAPRTPGLVEEPNLSNVQETSACDDHIESEDNHLMESAVKENLENTSSRSNLHQGNEHMVGWSMPIDTNTDVAPFVPCEENGFHSSDLRIKPGVSPSEVNTEDMSSNDHAVAGVGVVCQGPKLADDAIAISDSLNREKELLCGNVKIVDDVPSFGLSHDDHGEITGVISEGFDEGVLGSASSCLQVTEGGEKSNNMNNNAISERPSSPRDGLEFGAELLGTSGLERPESIACVEPKNSQNSNLVLENGVPCDQIHVLRSCNAELGELDSSLAVAEHSVDLEPSDRAALPLETSKTVEILQASGDSTVVQGEICNSVDDSGQSLKENHTTVPASLEDIHAGSGNLKSSGDIDLPAPEKLLSVPEGFGDRPRSMLMEVTPGDVGGVDESDAGSRIVSGKKRSYTESTLTEQSLNSVESSRAVRTKKTVEGVPDDDDLLSSILVGRKSSVLKMKPTPPPSEITSLKRHRSAPRTSTSKRKVLMDDTMVLHGDTIRQQLMNTEDIRRLRKKAPCTRPEIAMIQKQFLEDEIFGDSIFSGVSICLACLHNQRYDISGITICKIEENDATLTSATDLKLTSVNEENAENLCIENTMDSSGQQAVASEIDGGGVLATARDNGEMQPAQTCELNDNKVGEDCDPNMDDNSKEVQMKTGEDLVLAEPEHFQNLAETEIDGRISIAGAVNPASLLEFEKNNLVSGDIGDMDRVQTASLDKRSEMDDLLRMDELLLSSDEKRQSECVGEDNSAADGVIGKVNDDNDDTYKADAFVVSLETEASVGDGFSLDAIQGGATAETERDTNCLVLENNAFGSSIEMARDMDGRVETNDQICDGIVGERPIISTSSARENVSWQAATFHEVQHPMQHGSYGDSTVDPEISLIDAHDREDLNYSAAANDTEFLNFDDDEVAEVTDDYTPNAEEIRFIENSGWSTRTRAVAKYLQTVFVKEAECGKKAFPMDNLLIGKTRKEASRMFFETLVLKTRDYIHVEQERPFGNVTLKPRTKLFKSDY
- the LOC113709075 gene encoding sister chromatid cohesion 1 protein 4-like isoform X3, whose protein sequence is MFYSQFILAKKGPLGTIWIAAHLERKLRKNQVADTDIGDSVDSILCPDVPIALRLSSHLLLGVVRIYSRKVNYLFDDCSEALLKIKQAFRSTAVDLPPEESKAPYNSITLPETFDLDDFELPDNDIFQGNFVDHHISSREQITLQDNMEGVVYSTSQFGLDERFGDGDTSGLDLDEELLMGKIDVAGHSGLSADPQASVHSMTPLKLDEDHQGMPANPETVIEDVNEDADLMDYAQAPRTPGLVEEPNLSNVQETSACDDHIESEDNHLMESAVKENLENTSSRSNLHQGNEHMVGWSMPIDTNTDVAPFVPCEENGFHSSDLRIKPGVSPSEVNTEDMSSNDHAVAGVGVVCQGPKLADDAIAISDSLNREKELLCGNVKIVDDVPSFGLSHDDHGEITGVISEGFDEGVLGSASSCLQVTEGGEKSNNMNNNAISERPSSPRDGLEFGAELLGTSGLERPESIACVEPKNSQNSNLVLENGVPCDQIHVLRSCNAELGELDSSLAVAEHSVDLEPSDRAALPLETSKTVEILQASGDSTVVQGEICNSVDDSGQSLKENHTTVPASLEDIHAGSGNLKSSGDIDLPAPEKLLSVPEGFGDRPRSMLMEVTPGDVGGVDESDAGSRIVSGKKRSYTESTLTEQSLNSVESSRAVRTKKTVEGVPDDDDLLSSILVGRKSSVLKMKPTPPPSEITSLKRHRSAPRTSTSKRKVLMDDTMVLHGDTIRQQLMNTEDIRRLRKKAPCTRPEIAMIQKQFLEDEIFGDSIFSGVSICLACLHNQRYDISGITICKIEENDATLTSATDLKLTSVNEENAENLCIENTMDSSGQQAVASEIDGGGVLATARDNGEMQPAQTCELNDNKVGEDCDPNMDDNSKEVQMKTGEDLVLAEPEHFQNLAETEIDGDIGDMDRVQTASLDKRSEMDDLLRMDELLLSSDEKRQSECVGEDNSAADGVIGKVNDDNDDTYKADAFVVSLETEASVGDGFSLDAIQGGATAETERDTNCLVLENNAFGSSIEMARDMDGRVETNDQICDGIVGERPIISTSSARENVSWQAATFHEVQHPMQHGSYGDSTVDPEISLIDAHDREDLNYSAAANDTEFLNFDDDEVAEVTDDYTPNAEEIRFIENSGWSTRTRAVAKYLQTVFVKEAECGKKAFPMDNLLIGKTRKEASRMFFETLVLKTRDYIHVEQERPFGNVTLKPRTKLFKSDY
- the LOC113709075 gene encoding sister chromatid cohesion 1 protein 4-like isoform X4 — translated: MFYSQFILAKKGPLGTIWIAAHLERKLRKNQVADTDIGDSVDSILCPDVPIALRLSSHLLLGVVRIYSRKVNYLFDDCSEALLKIKQAFRSTAVDLPPEESKAPYNSITLPETFDLDDFELPDNDIFQGNFVDHHISSREQITLQDNMEGVVYSTSQFGLDERFGDGDTSGLDLDEELLMGKIDVAGHSGLSADPQASVHSMTPLKLDEDHQGMPANPETVIEDVNEDADLMDYAQAPRTPGLVEEPNLSNVQETSACDDHIESEDNHLMESAVKENLENTSSRSNLHQGNEHMVGWSMPIDTNTDVAPFVPCEENGFHSSDLRIKPGVSPSEVNTEDMSSNDHAVAGVGVVCQGPKLADDAIAISDSLNREKELLCGNVKIVDDVPSFGLSHDDHGEITGVISEGFDEGVLGSASSCLQVTEGGEKSNNMNNNAISERPSSPRDGLEFGAELLGTSGLERPESIACVEPKNSQNSNLVLENGVPCDQIHVLRSCNAELGELDSSLAVAEHSVDLEPSDRAALPLETSKTVEILQASGDSTVVQGQSLKENHTTVPASLEDIHAGSGNLKSSGDIDLPAPEKLLSVPEGFGDRPRSMLMEVTPGDVGGVDESDAGSRIVSGKKRSYTESTLTEQSLNSVESSRAVRTKKTVEGVPDDDDLLSSILVGRKSSVLKMKPTPPPSEITSLKRHRSAPRTSTSKRKVLMDDTMVLHGDTIRQQLMNTEDIRRLRKKAPCTRPEIAMIQKQFLEDEIFGDSIFSGVSICLACLHNQRYDISGITICKIEENDATLTSATDLKLTSVNEENAENLCIENTMDSSGQQAVASEIDGGGVLATARDNGEMQPAQTCELNDNKVGEDCDPNMDDNSKEVQMKTGEDLVLAEPEHFQNLAETEIDGDIGDMDRVQTASLDKRSEMDDLLRMDELLLSSDEKRQSECVGEDNSAADGVIGKVNDDNDDTYKADAFVVSLETEASVGDGFSLDAIQGGATAETERDTNCLVLENNAFGSSIEMARDMDGRVETNDQICDGIVGERPIISTSSARENVSWQAATFHEVQHPMQHGSYGDSTVDPEISLIDAHDREDLNYSAAANDTEFLNFDDDEVAEVTDDYTPNAEEIRFIENSGWSTRTRAVAKYLQTVFVKEAECGKKAFPMDNLLIGKTRKEASRMFFETLVLKTRDYIHVEQERPFGNVTLKPRTKLFKSDY